From the genome of Nitrospinota bacterium, one region includes:
- a CDS encoding formyltransferase — translation MRERSTARRVVVLGYHEVGYVCLEELIKAGEEVVAVVTHHDDPNENGWYRSVAELARTHSIPVHTPNDVNKPIFVSSLMALQPDILFSLAFRQIVSPDILAIPPRGCINLHGSLLPKYRGRAPVNWVLVNGETETGATLHYMEAKADRGEIISQRVVTISDTDTAISLHHKMTEASRELFRETWPLKKSGRAPRIPQDHSLSSYFGRRTPADGKIDWVQPARAIYNLIRAVTHPYPGAFTFHNGRKLFVWWGEVCDLQDEVQGQHPGEVIGVDSDEAIVVASGEGALQVISLQLDGEEELGAGEFARRHHIGPGARLGS, via the coding sequence ATGAGAGAGAGGAGCACAGCTAGGAGGGTGGTTGTTTTGGGTTATCATGAGGTGGGCTACGTCTGTCTTGAGGAGCTCATTAAGGCAGGTGAGGAGGTTGTCGCTGTGGTGACGCACCACGACGATCCCAACGAGAACGGTTGGTACCGGTCCGTCGCTGAGCTGGCCCGGACTCATTCTATTCCGGTCCATACCCCGAACGACGTCAACAAGCCGATCTTTGTGAGTAGCTTGATGGCCCTCCAGCCGGACATCCTTTTTTCCTTGGCTTTCCGCCAGATCGTCTCCCCCGATATCTTGGCCATCCCCCCCCGTGGTTGCATCAACCTCCACGGCTCGCTCCTTCCCAAGTACCGGGGACGAGCGCCGGTCAATTGGGTTTTGGTCAACGGGGAGACCGAAACGGGGGCGACCCTTCATTATATGGAGGCAAAGGCGGATCGAGGCGAGATTATCTCCCAACGGGTTGTTACCATTAGCGATACGGACACCGCCATTTCCCTACACCATAAAATGACGGAAGCTTCACGTGAGCTCTTTCGTGAAACTTGGCCCCTCAAAAAATCGGGCCGGGCACCCCGTATCCCACAGGATCATTCCCTATCGAGCTACTTTGGTCGAAGGACACCTGCGGATGGAAAGATTGACTGGGTTCAGCCTGCCCGCGCGATCTACAATCTCATCCGGGCCGTAACACATCCTTATCCTGGAGCTTTTACGTTCCACAATGGACGGAAGCTCTTCGTCTGGTGGGGCGAAGTTTGCGACCTGCAGGATGAAGTTCAAGGGCAACACCCTGGAGAGGTTATCGGGGTAGACTCAGACGAAGCGATTGTGGTTGCTTCGGGTGAGGGTGCCTTGCAGGTGATTTCCCTCCAGTTGGACGGCGAGGAGGAGCTTGGGGCCGGAGAATTTGCCCGGCGACATCACATCGGTCCGGGAGCGCGACTGGGCTCGTGA